TGGCGCTGGCAACGTGAGAGGGGTGGCTTGTGGTTTCGGGGTTCCGGGTTTCGTGTCACGAGTCCGGTCAGTGTGGGAGAGAGATCTCGAGGACCAGGGGCCGATCGGGGTTGCGTTCCTCGTCGGCTACTCAGGAGACATCACCCGATTCGAGAGCGCCGGCCACTACGCCTCATACAACGGGACAGCACCCATCGAAATGTCATCAGCGGGCAGCAAGAAACATCGGCTCAGCCTCCGCGGTAACCGGAAACTGAACCACGCCATCCACATGGCCGCCGTCTCCCAGATCCGAAACGACACTCCCGGTCGGATCTACTACGACAAGAAACGAGGTGAAGGCAAAACCAAGAAAGAAGCACTCCGAGCGTTGAAACGGCGAGTCTCCGACGCCGTCTACAAACAGCTGGCCGCCGACCAGATTTAGGGCCCGGGGACACCCAGGAACGTCTCTGTCGGGGTGGAGCTAGCAAATGGACAATTCGCGTCG
This DNA window, taken from Acidimicrobiia bacterium, encodes the following:
- a CDS encoding transposase; the protein is MWERDLEDQGPIGVAFLVGYSGDITRFESAGHYASYNGTAPIEMSSAGSKKHRLSLRGNRKLNHAIHMAAVSQIRNDTPGRIYYDKKRGEGKTKKEALRALKRRVSDAVYKQLAADQI